One uncultured Alphaproteobacteria bacterium genomic region harbors:
- a CDS encoding conserved hypothetical protein (Evidence 4 : Homologs of previously reported genes of unknown function), translating into MVAAVGQMVDLAAVPSGTETTIVQAGVPEAIPRDACRLGWQQSLAHLARLVEPEMPD; encoded by the coding sequence GTGGTCGCCGCGGTCGGACAGATGGTCGACCTCGCCGCGGTGCCGTCGGGCACCGAGACGACGATCGTGCAGGCGGGCGTGCCCGAGGCAATTCCGCGCGACGCCTGCCGCCTCGGCTGGCAACAGTCCCTCGCCCATCTCGCCCGCCTCGTCGAGCCGGAGATGCCGGATTAA